Proteins from a genomic interval of Diceros bicornis minor isolate mBicDic1 chromosome 34, mDicBic1.mat.cur, whole genome shotgun sequence:
- the LOC131397325 gene encoding vomeronasal type-1 receptor 2-like, with translation MTSMDLKIGIVLLVQIIIGILGNFSLLYHISLYFNGGRSRCTYMIFKHLTIANTLVIISRGIPETMVAFGLKHFLNGFGCKVVFYVHRVARGVSIGITCLLSVFQAITISPRNSRWAKLKVKALKYIGPSSILCWILNMLVNIIVLTRETEKWSNKNITTTIDFKYCSATLCDKGTALLNAVLVSTPGVLCLGLMTWASVSIVFLLCRHKQRVQHIYRNNISPRFSSETRATQIILVLVSIFVCFYTFSSIIYIYFSFSGKSTRWLVNTSALINSCFPTASPLILLSCNPSVSRHFCACTRRNTLLPHLVRKI, from the coding sequence ATGACCTCCATGGATTTGAAAATTGGAATAGTCCTCCTGGTCCAAATTATTATTGGAATCCTGGgaaatttttcacttttatatcATATATCCCTCTACTTCAATGGAGGTAGGTCAAGATGCACATACATGATCTTCAAGCACTTGACTATAGCCAACACTTTGGTCATTATCTCCAGAGGAATCCCAGAGACAATGGTAGCTTTTGGGTTGAAACATTTTCTCAATGGTTTTGGGTGCAAAGTTGTTTTCTATGTTCACAGAGTGGCCAGGGGTGTGTCCATTGGTATCACCTGTCTTTTGAGTGTCTTCCAGGCCATCACTATCAGCCCCAGGAACTCCAGGTGGGCAAAGCTTAAAGTAAAAGCACTAAAGTACATTGGTCCCTCCAGTATACTCTGCTGGATCCTGAACATGCTGGTAAATATCATAGTGCTTACGCGTGAGACTGAAAAATGGAGTAACAAAAACATCACAACAACTATAGATTTTAAATACTGTTCAGCTACACTTTGTGACAAAGGCACAGCCTTACTAAATGCAGTACTCGTATCCACCCCTGGTGTTCTGTGCTTGGGACTCATGACCTGGGCCAGTGTCTCCATAGTTTTCCTTCTGTGTAGGCACAAGCAGAGGGTCCAACACATTTATAGGAATAATATCTCTCCTAGGTTCTCCTCTGAGACCAGAGCTACCCAAATCATCCTTGTCCTGGTGAGCATCTTCGTATGTTTTTATACCTTCTCCtccatcatttacatttatttttctttttctggtaagAGTACTAGGTGGCTGGTGAACACTTCTGCCTTAATCAATTCATGTTTCCCAACCGCCAGCCCGCTTATTCTCCTGAGTTGTAACCCCTCTGTATCCAGGCACTTCTGTGCATGCACTAGAAGAAATACACTATTGCCTCATCTcgtcagaaaaatataa